The window TACGGGAAAAGGCCTTGCTGCCCTCAAAGAGGGAGCGGCAAAGCTGAAAGACCCTTATGCATGGGCGCTTGTAAGTGAGGCCGCGATAAAATCGAAGGACTCAGGAACGGCTGTTGAGGCCCTCCTGAAGCAGACCGAACTCTTCAGGGAACCGGAACAGGTGCTGACCTGTTCAAAGATGCTCATGGGCCTTGGTGCATGGAAAGAGGCTCTTAAGGGCTACGAGAGGTTCTCGGAACTTGCCCCTGAGGATAAACGGGGGGAACACGGGGCAAACGCGGCCAAGGCGATGCTGGGTTGGCCGACAGACCAAAGGCTCGTCATCAGGCCGGGCAGATCCATCGGACCGGTCGAGATCGGCGATACGAAAGATGCGGTCAAGGGAAAACTTGGCGCGCCTGAGGCAAAGGAATTCAGGAAGGTCGGAGGAAAATCGATCCTGTCGGACGACACTGCGGAGATCTGGACTTACAGCAGGACTATGCCGGGAAGAGGACTTCGTGTGATATTCATAAACGGCAAGGTCCGCGAAGCAGAGGCCCGCTCCGGGGAGTACAAGACAGAGACCGGGCTGGGGCTGACGAATTTCCTTCTCCCCAAAAACTCATCAAGGCTTGAATGGAGAAAAGAGGGAGAGGACAAGGCTGTCGTATGCCTTGCGAAAGGCGGCGGGCTCACCTTTTACGCTGCGGGGCTGAACAGCAACGGCACTGACGCGAAGTACAAAAAACTCCGCGTCCATAAGGGAAATTCATCGATCGACAGCGTTGAGGGCTTCAGTCTGCTTAACCTTTTCAATTAGGCCCCTCCGCTGCTGAAAAGGAGTTATTTGCGGCCCAGTATCCTGACTGCCTCCATGGCATCCTTCGCATAGTGGTCAGCACCGACATATTCCGCAAGTGATGGAGTCAGCACCGCTCCGCCGACTATGACCCTCACTCCAGGACATGCCTTCCTCAGCATGTCGATCGCCGTCTTCATGCTTGAGACGCTCGTCGTCATTAGAGCGCTGAGACCGACAATATCGGCGCCGTTCTCCCTGACTGCCTCTACGATCTTCTCAGGAGGGACATCTTTCCCCAGGTCGATCATCCTGAAATTGTAATTTTCCATAATCACTTTCACTATGTTTTTACCGATATCGTGTATGTCTCCCTGAACGGTCGCGATAACTACCCGGCCCCTCTCTTCGGAGCCTTCGGAGCCGTCTTTCGCAAGCTGTCTGCGGATCAGTTCAAAGGATGACTGTGCGGCTTCGGCCGACTTGATAAGCTGCGGAAGGAATATGCTGCATGATTCGTACTCTTTACCCACCAAGTCGAGGGACGGAACTATCTCTTTTTCAATAATTTCCAGAGGTTTCATTCTTGAGAGCAGGAGCTCAGTCGCCCTTTCCGCATCTCCCTTGAACCCTTTAATAATAGCCTGTGCAAGATCGGCCTGCACATCGCCGCCGGTCATGGAGCCCCGGTTTTGCTTTTCTTCTTCCGGTCCTGAATGACCCGCAATAAATGCCTCGGCCTGCCGGTCTTTGCCCATCAGCACCCTGAACGCATCGACGGCCTCCCTCATCCCCTCGTCGCCCGGGTTCATTATCGGAGCGTCAAGGCCCTGCATCAGTGCCATCGCAAGCATAGTCCTGTTGATAACGGGGCGAGCCGGGAGTCCAAAGGAGACATTGCTCACACCGAGCACCGTCTTAAGCCCGAGTTCTTCTTTGACCATCCTTACGGCCCTGAGGGTCTCCACAGCTTGATCCTGCTGCGCTGAGACAGTCATAACAAGGCAGTCGATAAGGACATCCTCTTTGGGGATGCCGACCTTTTGGGCCTCCTCCATGATCGTCCGGGCTATCTTAAGTCTGCCCTCCGCGGAGGATGGTATCCCGTCGTCGTCCAGGGTAAGCCCCAGTACGGCTGCTCCGTATTTTTTAGCTATGGGAAGTATCTTTTTCAGGGAATCCCTCTTACCGCTGACCGAGTTGATAAGGGGCTTTCCGTTGTAGACTCTCGCAGCCCTTTCCAGAGCCTCCGGATCAGAGGAGTCAAGCTGAAGAGGCAGAGCAGTCACCGACTGTATCTCAATGACTGCTCTCCTGAGCATCTCAGGTTCGTCAATATCCGGAAGCCCCATGTTCACATCAAGGATGTGAGCTCCCTGTTCCTGCTGCCGAACCGCTTCCCTGAGCACGTAGTCCATGTCTTTCGCCCGGAGCGCGGCCTGCAGCGACTTCTTTCCTGTGGGGTTGAGGCGTTCACCGA is drawn from Synergistaceae bacterium DZ-S4 and contains these coding sequences:
- a CDS encoding tetratricopeptide repeat protein, translated to MTENNCAGNQEKCPETVPEEQTGMTKEEQEWGLKKEPRPPLPRYVFGVIAALILIIFLGGSLWYYRTSVLPEKYYQRASSHFKLEEYSEAYLLYEKVLKLRPERKNILYQMAFCLEKTGRTDEAITRYEEHLKTIPGDGKALLRMGWLYTQKNDTGKGLAALKEGAAKLKDPYAWALVSEAAIKSKDSGTAVEALLKQTELFREPEQVLTCSKMLMGLGAWKEALKGYERFSELAPEDKRGEHGANAAKAMLGWPTDQRLVIRPGRSIGPVEIGDTKDAVKGKLGAPEAKEFRKVGGKSILSDDTAEIWTYSRTMPGRGLRVIFINGKVREAEARSGEYKTETGLGLTNFLLPKNSSRLEWRKEGEDKAVVCLAKGGGLTFYAAGLNSNGTDAKYKKLRVHKGNSSIDSVEGFSLLNLFN
- a CDS encoding homocysteine S-methyltransferase family protein produces the protein MTFRTDEKRAVIFDGAMGTMLQKRGLKSGGIPELLNLTDPELIRSIHEEYLDAGCDVVSANTFGANRFKAEKAGCPLADIVSSGVMIAKAAASARKGKFTALDIGPCGRVLKPVGDLPFEDAVGVFAEIVRAGDAAGADLILLETFTDLYELKAAMIAAKENSDLPVLATMSFGENGTSFFGATVESMVLTLQSLGADALGVNCSLGPKQLVPIVERILRSSSIPVMIQPNAGLPVFSEGEARYDVTAEEFACCIKGFVEKGALIVGGCCGTDPGYISLVKERLRGVSPTGIWPGLKTGVCSASKTVFFGDDTVIIGERLNPTGKKSLQAALRAKDMDYVLREAVRQQEQGAHILDVNMGLPDIDEPEMLRRAVIEIQSVTALPLQLDSSDPEALERAARVYNGKPLINSVSGKRDSLKKILPIAKKYGAAVLGLTLDDDGIPSSAEGRLKIARTIMEEAQKVGIPKEDVLIDCLVMTVSAQQDQAVETLRAVRMVKEELGLKTVLGVSNVSFGLPARPVINRTMLAMALMQGLDAPIMNPGDEGMREAVDAFRVLMGKDRQAEAFIAGHSGPEEEKQNRGSMTGGDVQADLAQAIIKGFKGDAERATELLLSRMKPLEIIEKEIVPSLDLVGKEYESCSIFLPQLIKSAEAAQSSFELIRRQLAKDGSEGSEERGRVVIATVQGDIHDIGKNIVKVIMENYNFRMIDLGKDVPPEKIVEAVRENGADIVGLSALMTTSVSSMKTAIDMLRKACPGVRVIVGGAVLTPSLAEYVGADHYAKDAMEAVRILGRK